The Culex pipiens pallens isolate TS chromosome 2, TS_CPP_V2, whole genome shotgun sequence DNA window AACTGGGTGTGAGAACTTCACTTTTTTATCGCCGCGTATTGAGAGCTTCTAATGACGTATGACGCGAGCAAAATGGCGCCTAATAAACATCTCAAAgctgaaatttaattaaacgcATAATTTAATTGCATCTCATCTCTCATCCGCAACCCACCCGGGACAGACTCCTTTTGTGGGTTGGATCCTGCGGTGGCGATTAAGTTTTCGCTTCGTCGGACAAATTGTCCGCCGAGTGGCGTAAGTTTTTCCCGGTCGTTTTATTCCAGTGCATCACGGGTGCTGCTGCTGTGGCGCGCTTGGTTGatgttttaataaaatattgttactTTTTTATTAATCTAATTAAGCTGCCACAGCGAAATGATGCTGCCATAAATCAGACGAATCAGCTCGTGTAGGGTGCAGGGTGGGATTCAGGGGGCATGACATTTTTATACTGTCATCCCTTTAAATTCATTATCCTGGTTGGCGACAACAATCGAACttaaattggaaaatttaacATTGTCATAAAAAGCAACCATCAATTTCAATCCAAGCATGCTAGGGTGAAGGGCTCCAAAACTCAGTGACTACTTGATGTCCTCATCGGACGCGCCCTTTAGATTGTGACTTGTCCGACAAATCGAATCGAATTAAAACAAATTAGATCGAATTAAGCAAATTTTCCACGACCCTGTCTGCGGTTCAACAGTTTCCGCTGAGTCAAAGGGTCTGGCTACGGGTAGATCACGACTTTCGGTGGAAAGAGGCAAAATAAAAACCACGAGACGCCATATGGTCCGAACCGAAAACTGGTTgatatttaaagttttatttattttcaatgaatttataacTGTATCGTTGGCTGGTAATTACCGTCCAAATTGTCCACTTGATCGTGATGccgtcgtgttttttttttatttcctttccgCAGACTCAAAGCCAACGTCTGAAATTGCGGTGGAATTTTTGGTGGCCAGCATGTCGGCCTTAAACCGGGCTGTTTGGTCGGGGCTTCGTATCAAACATTGCAAATGAGTGGTGGAAAAGCGAAAACGCGAATAtaatcataatttaataattactgCTTCCCAATTGACTCGGCTGCACTTTTGCGACTAATTGTTTGTCATATTTGTTGATAGGTTGACTGGGTCGGGGTGAGGGTTTTTTGGACTGTTCGGCAAACAAGTTTATgtggaatatttaattttattattctttTTCATTTGATACATTTACTTTTAGTATAATATGTCACtgtttaaaaattactttttctcacaaaatGATTTCAAGTATTCCATTGTCAGCTCATGATTTTTCTGTGCTTGTTTTATGTCGGCTGccaatttttcatttgttttcaacgACTTTATTGTTCTATCCTTGTCGAGGATTTTATACGAATAGCCTGAATCAATTTTTGTTTCAGGCTCCATTTCCGGCAGATCCTTTCCGGACACAATCAATTCGTAACTTCCCTTGTTATCTTTTCTAGCAGTGCGCCCTTTAATTTGAATCTCCTCTTTTACATCCGGCGAGAAAAAAGTTTGAATCACGTGTACGCCGCCATTTTTCTCTACGACCACGCTGGATTTAAAGTCCACTCCACGTCCCATTTGACGAGTGGCCAGCGTGACCGTTTTGGCAACGCCTGCTTCGTTAATAAATTTAACACGCTCGGTCGATTTTGTGTTGTTAGTTAGGATATTTATGCGATCAAATTTGGAAGAATATTCTTTGTGGAAGTTTTCTAACTTTTCATCGGTTTCAAAGAAGATAATAACGGCACGATTTTCTGCTATTTCAGTGTAAGTATGTCGGTAGATTTCGTTCATCCATGACTCTACAGCGATATTATAATGAAAATCCTCTTCTTCATCAAAACGCAAGTTTGAGCAACCAAAATAAGACGGCATAAAAGATTGCTGTTTTATTTTGTACAGATTTTCAATGGCATCTCTTTCGTGAGTATTAAGATCGTTTAATGTGCCTGTCACTCCTAATATCAAAGGATAGTTTAGAGGCAAAAGAGCATAAGAAATGGCTCCACAGCTGATTGAAAAATAGCCATAATTGTCTTCGTCATCTATTTTAGGGACAAAATCAGTTCGCTTTAGTTGAAAGTAATAGAAGATATTATAATAACCATAACTTGTTCTGTTTGAATACTTCCCAGTACCATTCATGATATGAATGGTTTCTTTTTCACTTAGTctgaatttggatttatttaagTCTTGATATTGTTTAGTTTCCCATGCACATTTTACCATTTGCTGTAAATGTTCatcaaaaagaattttatttgaatacaACGTCCGTTGGAAACCATCATTACATTCTTTTAATAGTTCGTATGGAGATTCTCTGATAAATGTGTGAAATTCTTTGAGATTCTTGAATGCGTCTGAAGCAAGCATTCTTTCTTTGCAGTGTTCCAATTCATGTTCATACATACATTCATTAACTATTTTCCAAACTTGTTCCTGTATCAAGTATAATTCTGGGACCGTTGGTCGAACAGCGGGAAAATAGCATTTACCGTAAAAATCTTTTGTAAAAAACACATCTGCTTCATCTATCAACAAAATTGATTTGTCTCTGGTGGCATCAGCTACTGCGAGGGATGGTTGAACTTTATTTAACAGTTGATTCACTATTAACTCTCTTATACCGACACGTTTGCCAGTATTGTCATTTGTTCTTAAagtaattaatttatttgccattttttcaaatgtgttgtATTCAATATTATCTTTGATTtctaaaaccttaaaaaaagtcacaaaatccAACAGATCTCTCTTAACTAAATAACAGTTGTAGCAAACAATATCAATTAAATGTCCAGTTAGCGCCAGAATCGCAGCTGTTAGTGCAAGAACGAGTGATTTGCCTTGTCCAGTTAAAATTTGCGCAAAATGTTTTCCCACCCCCTCTTCAACCGTATCAGCGCTTAACATTCTCAATACACAGAGTACTTGAATACAGTGCGGTTTAAAGTATCCCACTGTACTGGAAACATCTTCAGATACTTGGATAGTCCAAACGGCAGCTACTTTTGCCAAAATAATTGGTAGAGAAAGTTGCTTAAACTGTGAATTCCaaaacttaaaatgaatttgCTTTACGGATTCTTTCACTTGTTTTGCCACAAAAAGAACTCTATCTACATGCTCTTTTCCCATCGAACCTTCCATGGTTTTATCAAAATGTTCGCAATATAAATTGTAAGCTTTCCGTAATAGATTACTATCATCATTTTCATTAAGTTTTTCGAATAGTTCCAACGCATGATCAGTACTCATCTCATTTTGTTTTCGAATGTACCAAAACGATTCTTTTATTAAACTGATTCGAGTTGTAAAATCGCTATTACTGGAGCTATTTCCCACCACGCTAACAAATGGATTAACTCTTTCTTCGTAAAACCGATCAAAGGAAACATAATCCGGCTGTTCAGCGAGATAAATGAGTGAGCTTCTGATAGCAGAGATCAGACTACTAGATGTTGACATTTGATCCTTTGCAGAAATAATGTTGTTTGGACTCCATTCATTTTTACCCAACTGAATTAGAATGTTGGATAGCAATGTGTTAATTACGTCAATAGTGTAGTGCTTTGGAGGTGGATCATGAGCATCAAGAAAATCGTTCAGTTTGATTACGCGGTATGTTGCGTTGTCAGAGTCACTCCATTTGTTTTCAACCACTTGCAAAATAGAGGTATCAAGACATTCAGTTTCAGTGATCGCAACTTTAACAAACCAATCGAACCGAACTTCACCCAAATCGATGATAAAGTCGTTATATGTGCGGCAAAAATTTACTATTTCACCAGCACCAACACCCTTTCCAAGGGCAACCAAAACGATTTCCAACAGTTTGTcacaaattattttcatttcggGCAAATCAATTTTCCCGGCAGCTCAGTAATAATCTCATTCCTACACCTCCAATAACCACTGAAAACGTCGATCAAATCCCGAAAGTAATTGGACGATTCAAACCCAACCCGACCGACGACATCCAGTTGGCCATGGAGTACGCGTTTCTCAACGGTTGCGTTGCAGTCCTGCTTCAGCAGCTGGATTGCTTGGACGATAAAGCGACCTAGAGAATGGCTGATCACGCGCACCGTCTCCAGCTGAGCATGGCCTGCTTCGCGAACTAACTTGGTGTAGTTCTGCAAAATGTCCCCAAACAGATCCAGCTCTCCACCGTGTTTGATCGCGGCATAGGGCAGCACATTCGATAGGACGTCGTCCAGCATGCAGTACCAGATGAAAATTTCGTTTGAAACTGCGAGATGATTTTTGGGCTTGCTGaaagttatcatttttttcgcACTTTCCAGAATGCCTCGATAAGTTGGTGTTTTTGATCTATTCAGTAACGACACACTGTAATTGAATGGATTGATGTTACCATGCGTTAGTTTGAAATGCTTGATCAATTTGAAGATAAAATAATACTCAAATTCTAGACACCGATTTAACGGCTGTTCATCTTTCCATTTTATAGATCTTAGTGGATACCATCCGTTTTCGTCACTAGTAATAAGTTTGTTGAACTCAATACCAGCCTTATTAGCAATACTAATTATAACTTCTTCCAAACTTTTGCAAAGAAAGAAAAATATAGGTTTCGTAAAACACACTACCCCTCGGGTTTCTTCAATCTTTATACCTTCCATCAAATGATTCCAACAAGTCATAAAATCATGCaatggtttttgaaatatttccttATTTAAAAAGGAAGCAAtgtctttgaaaagtttaatatcTTCACTGCTAACCAACATCATGCGCTCTTTACACATTGACCGTAAAACAGTTTGTAAAGACTCTGGAGAACCATCTATCAAAGTATTCGTGAAAAAAACATATGTCTGCTGCAGTAGTTTCTCCAACTCATCATTCAAGCCTAATTTTTGGTCTTctccttgaattttaaatgctgCGAACCATTTATCTCTTTTCAGTACTGTCTCCTCTAGTTGAAATAGCTCCTTTGAAAAAGACTTTAACTCTTCGGTCACAATGTTGTTGGTACTAATTTCCCTGCACAGATTTCGATAGCTCATCCGGCCACTATTGTTCAGCATGCTCGCTATCCGCACCAGTTGTATGTAATTGTTGGCATGTTTATCATTGAAAGCAGATTTTTCAATGGCACTTTCGATGGCTGGAATCAACCTCTTCCGTAGACTGTCCCGCGCCTCCCGCAAACCATCGCGATAGATGCACGTGATTCGTAACTGCTCAATCAGCACTTCCTTCGCTTGCGCAAAATTGCCACAATCGTCAAGCTGCTCGGGGTGTTCAAATTTCACTGCAGCTATAAAGTTATTTTCCGTTGTCATGA harbors:
- the LOC120427091 gene encoding protein translocase subunit SecA 2-like isoform X1; the protein is MKIICDKLLEIVLVALGKGVGAGEIVNFCRTYNDFIIDLGEVRFDWFVKVAITETECLDTSILQVVENKWSDSDNATYRVIKLNDFLDAHDPPPKHYTIDVINTLLSNILIQLGKNEWSPNNIISAKDQMSTSSSLISAIRSSLIYLAEQPDYVSFDRFYEERVNPFVSVVGNSSSNSDFTTRISLIKESFWYIRKQNEMSTDHALELFEKLNENDDSNLLRKAYNLYCEHFDKTMEGSMGKEHVDRVLFVAKQVKESVKQIHFKFWNSQFKQLSLPIILAKVAAVWTIQVSEDVSSTVGYFKPHCIQVLCVLRMLSADTVEEGVGKHFAQILTGQGKSLVLALTAAILALTGHLIDIVCYNCYLVKRDLLDFVTFFKVLEIKDNIEYNTFEKMANKLITLRTNDNTGKRVGIRELIVNQLLNKVQPSLAVADATRDKSILLIDEADVFFTKDFYGKCYFPAVRPTVPELYLIQEQVWKIVNECMYEHELEHCKERMLASDAFKNLKEFHTFIRESPYELLKECNDGFQRTLYSNKILFDEHLQQMVKCAWETKQYQDLNKSKFRLSEKETIHIMNGTGKYSNRTSYGYYNIFYYFQLKRTDFVPKIDDEDNYGYFSISCGAISYALLPLNYPLILGVTGTLNDLNTHERDAIENLYKIKQQSFMPSYFGCSNLRFDEEEDFHYNIAVESWMNEIYRHTYTEIAENRAVIIFFETDEKLENFHKEYSSKFDRINILTNNTKSTERVKFINEAGVAKTVTLATRQMGRGVDFKSSVVVEKNGGVHVIQTFFSPDVKEEIQIKGRTARKDNKGSYELIVSGKDLPEMEPETKIDSGYSYKILDKDRTIKSLKTNEKLAADIKQAQKNHELTMEYLKSFCEKK
- the LOC120427091 gene encoding uncharacterized protein LOC120427091 isoform X2; this translates as MTTVNSLNNGTDTLCLGSDSNQDEETNSTSKLNSWIIPVKKCDKNGEAHSSKPAIKCDSSIEPRLAQIGALYNPNRTQYIKKKASSEKKIDQLNYSARFTFVKLEIKLHSEGSIMTTENNFIAAVKFEHPEQLDDCGNFAQAKEVLIEQLRITCIYRDGLREARDSLRKRLIPAIESAIEKSAFNDKHANNYIQLVRIASMLNNSGRMSYRNLCREISTNNIVTEELKSFSKELFQLEETVLKRDKWFAAFKIQGEDQKLGLNDELEKLLQQTYVFFTNTLIDGSPESLQTVLRSMCKERMMLVSSEDIKLFKDIASFLNKEIFQKPLHDFMTCWNHLMEGIKIEETRGVVCFTKPIFFFLCKSLEEVIISIANKAGIEFNKLITSDENGWYPLRSIKWKDEQPLNRCLEFEYYFIFKLIKHFKLTHGNINPFNYSVSLLNRSKTPTYRGILESAKKMITFSKPKNHLAVSNEIFIWYCMLDDVLSNVLPYAAIKHGGELDLFGDILQNYTKLVREAGHAQLETVRVISHSLGRFIVQAIQLLKQDCNATVEKRVLHGQLDVVGRVGFESSNYFRDLIDVFSGYWRCRNEIITELPGKLICPK